Proteins encoded within one genomic window of Cucumis sativus cultivar 9930 chromosome 3, Cucumber_9930_V3, whole genome shotgun sequence:
- the LOC101211015 gene encoding exosome complex component CSL4, with protein sequence MKEGEKDTEFVTPGEVLGNFSDFKPGRGAYVTDNTVYASLSGFRRIIHPPSDSSDLRSTVEVTGHKAHGAVPAPGSIVIVRVTKVMTKMASADIMCVGPKSVKEKFTGIIRQQDVRATEIDKVDMHLSFRPGDIVKALVLSLGDARAYHLSTAKNELGVVSAESTAGAEMVPISWTEMQCPVTGQIQQRKVAKVGG encoded by the exons ATGAAAGAAGGCGAGAAGGACACTGAGTTCGTCACTCCAGGTGAAGTTCTCGGTAACTTTTCGGATTTCAAACCTGGAAGAGGCGCCTATGTCACCGACAACACTGTTTATGCTTCTCTTTCTGGTTTCCGCCGCATTATTCATCCTCCCTCTGACTCTTCGGATTTG AGATCAACTGTGGAAGTGACTGGTCATAAGGCCCATGGTGCTGTTCCAGCTCCTGGATCTATTGTCATTGTTCGG GTCACAAAAGTAATGACCAAAATGGCATCAGCTGATATCATGTGTGTTGGTCCAAAGTCTGTGAAGGAGAAGTTTACTGGAATTATAAg GCAACAAGATGTTCGAGCAACAGAGATTGATAAAGTAGATATGCATTTGTCATTTCGTCCTGGTGACATTGTCAAAGCTCTTGTT CTTTCTCTTGGAGATGCAAGAGCCTATCATCTGTCTACTGCAAAAAACGAACTCGGCGTAGTCTCTGCAGAAAGTACAGCAG GTGCAGAGATGGTTCCCATAAGTTGGACAGAAATGCAGTGTCCAGTAACAGGCCAAATTCAGCAAAGAAAAGTTGCCAAAGTTGGAGGATGA